A stretch of Sulfitobacter sp. THAF37 DNA encodes these proteins:
- a CDS encoding ABC transporter permease, with translation MDVMPKWAEVILVPLISLILAAIISALVIIAIGEDPIAATKLMVEGAVGSVRGWGYTLYYATNFIFTGLAVAVAFHARLFNIGGEGQAMLGGLGVALALLFIPWPHWTIGLLAASLGAAIFGAAWAFIPAYLQAKRGSHIVITTIMFNFIASALLIYLLNEFLKPVGQADPSSARFAPHLDLPTLNSVLGSMGFRASKDDSVNVTFLIALVSASAVWVLMWRTRLGYEIRAFGHSESAAKYAGINPVRITVITMLISGALAGLMGVNTVMGEAEKLLLNSTEGAGFIGIAVALMGRSHPLGVVIAAILFGFLYQGGAELALWTSIPRELIVVIQALVILFTGALDNMVRMPLERLFLARRLRRAPGPDRKPAE, from the coding sequence ATGGACGTGATGCCGAAATGGGCCGAGGTGATCCTGGTGCCGCTGATTTCGCTGATCCTCGCCGCGATCATTTCGGCGCTGGTGATCATCGCCATCGGAGAGGACCCCATCGCGGCAACCAAGCTGATGGTAGAGGGTGCCGTCGGGTCGGTGCGCGGCTGGGGCTATACGCTCTACTACGCGACGAATTTCATCTTCACCGGGCTTGCCGTTGCGGTGGCCTTTCATGCGCGGCTGTTCAACATCGGCGGCGAAGGCCAGGCGATGCTGGGCGGGCTGGGCGTGGCGCTGGCGCTCTTGTTCATTCCCTGGCCGCACTGGACCATCGGGCTGTTGGCCGCGTCGCTGGGCGCCGCGATCTTCGGCGCCGCATGGGCCTTTATCCCCGCCTACCTGCAGGCCAAGCGGGGCAGCCATATCGTGATCACCACGATCATGTTCAACTTCATCGCCTCCGCCTTGCTGATCTACCTGCTGAACGAATTCCTCAAACCCGTGGGGCAGGCCGATCCCTCCAGCGCGCGTTTCGCGCCGCATCTCGACCTGCCGACGCTGAATTCCGTGCTTGGCAGCATGGGGTTCCGCGCCTCGAAGGACGACAGCGTCAATGTGACCTTCCTGATCGCGCTGGTCAGCGCCTCTGCGGTCTGGGTGCTGATGTGGCGCACCCGGCTGGGATACGAGATCCGCGCCTTCGGCCATTCGGAATCGGCGGCGAAATACGCCGGGATCAATCCGGTGCGCATCACCGTGATCACCATGCTGATCTCGGGCGCGCTGGCCGGGTTGATGGGGGTCAACACCGTCATGGGCGAGGCCGAGAAACTGCTGTTGAACTCGACCGAAGGCGCCGGTTTCATCGGCATCGCCGTGGCGCTCATGGGCCGCAGCCATCCTCTGGGCGTGGTCATCGCCGCGATCCTGTTCGGATTTCTCTATCAGGGCGGCGCGGAACTGGCGCTGTGGACGTCGATCCCGCGCGAGCTGATCGTGGTGATCCAGGCGCTGGTGATCCTGTTTACCGGGGCGCTGGACAACATGGTGCGGATGCCGCTGGAACGGCTGTTTCTGGCGCGCCGCCTGCGCCGCGCACCCGGCCCAGATCGCAAACCGGCGGAGTAA
- a CDS encoding ABC transporter ATP-binding protein, which yields MTADVTTGQAETAAPAIELKGISKAFGPVQANKDISIRVMPGTIHGIIGENGAGKSTLMSILYGFYKADKGEIFISGRKANITDSQAAIASGIGMVFQHFKLVENFTVLENIILGAEDGRMLTPSLAKARRSLVELAADYGLNVDPDARIEDIGVGMQQRVEILKALYRQADILILDEPTGVLTPAEADQLFRILARLREEGKTIILITHKLREIMDITDTVSVMRRGEMTATVKTADTSPAELAELMVGRKVLLRVDKTPARPGEVVLDVQGLRVVDSNGVERLRGIDLKVRAGEILGIAGVAGNGQSELLEVLGGIRAGQGTALLNGQPLDVTGKKSDGKTRRKSGIAHVPEDRQREGLIMDFQAWENTAFGYHDDPAYNTGFLMNNAAIREDTAEKMQRFDVRPPNPRLAAKNFSGGNQQKVVLAREIERNPDLLLIGQPTRGVDIGAIEFIHEQVVALRDEGKAVLLVSVELEEILALSDRIAVMFDGRIMGERLPAETSEAELGLLMAGITDTEHEHAVEEIEANLAHVHAADKGA from the coding sequence ATGACCGCGGATGTGACAACGGGGCAGGCGGAAACGGCTGCCCCGGCCATCGAGCTGAAAGGCATTTCCAAGGCTTTTGGCCCGGTTCAGGCCAACAAGGACATCTCGATCCGCGTCATGCCGGGGACGATCCACGGCATCATCGGCGAAAACGGCGCGGGCAAGTCGACGCTCATGTCGATCCTCTACGGCTTCTACAAGGCGGACAAGGGCGAGATCTTCATCTCCGGTCGCAAGGCCAATATCACCGACAGCCAGGCGGCCATTGCCAGCGGCATCGGCATGGTGTTCCAGCACTTCAAACTGGTCGAAAATTTCACCGTTCTTGAAAACATCATCCTCGGGGCCGAGGACGGGCGGATGCTGACCCCCTCGCTGGCCAAGGCACGCCGGTCGCTGGTGGAACTGGCCGCCGACTATGGGCTGAACGTGGACCCCGACGCCCGGATCGAGGACATCGGCGTGGGCATGCAGCAGCGGGTCGAGATCCTCAAGGCGCTGTACCGGCAGGCGGACATCCTGATCCTGGACGAGCCCACAGGCGTCTTGACCCCGGCAGAGGCGGACCAGTTGTTCCGCATCCTTGCCCGGCTGCGCGAAGAGGGCAAGACGATCATCCTGATCACCCACAAGCTGCGCGAGATCATGGACATCACCGACACGGTCAGCGTCATGCGCCGTGGCGAAATGACCGCAACGGTCAAGACGGCAGACACCTCTCCGGCCGAGCTGGCGGAGCTGATGGTGGGCCGCAAGGTGCTGCTGCGCGTGGACAAGACACCGGCCAGGCCCGGCGAGGTGGTGCTGGACGTGCAAGGCTTGCGCGTGGTCGATTCCAACGGCGTCGAACGGCTGCGCGGCATCGACCTGAAGGTGCGCGCAGGCGAGATCCTGGGCATCGCCGGTGTCGCGGGCAACGGGCAGTCCGAACTGCTGGAAGTGCTGGGCGGCATCAGGGCCGGTCAGGGCACCGCGCTTCTGAACGGTCAGCCGCTGGACGTGACGGGCAAGAAATCCGACGGCAAGACACGGCGCAAGAGCGGCATCGCACATGTGCCCGAAGACCGCCAGCGCGAGGGCCTGATCATGGATTTCCAGGCCTGGGAAAACACCGCCTTCGGCTACCACGACGACCCGGCGTACAATACCGGGTTCCTGATGAACAATGCGGCGATCCGCGAGGATACGGCGGAAAAGATGCAGCGGTTTGACGTGCGCCCCCCGAATCCGCGGCTGGCGGCCAAGAACTTTTCCGGCGGCAACCAGCAAAAGGTCGTGCTCGCCCGCGAGATCGAGCGCAACCCCGACCTGCTGCTGATCGGCCAGCCCACGCGGGGTGTGGACATCGGGGCGATCGAATTCATCCACGAACAGGTCGTCGCGCTTCGCGACGAGGGCAAGGCGGTGCTGCTGGTCTCTGTCGAGCTTGAGGAAATTCTGGCCCTGTCGGACCGCATCGCGGTCATGTTCGATGGCCGCATCATGGGCGAACGCCTGCCCGCCGAGACCAGCGAGGCGGAACTGGGCCTGCTGATGGCGGGCATCACCGACACCGAACACGAACATGCCGTGGAAGAGATCGAGGCCAACCTCGCCCACGTCCACGCCGCGGACAAGGGAGCCTGA